In Brassica napus cultivar Da-Ae unplaced genomic scaffold, Da-Ae ScsIHWf_3069;HRSCAF=3880, whole genome shotgun sequence, the sequence CAAACATTGTTAATAGCTATCGGATTTCTCGGCCAGGAGGTggccatgatgtcttgaaccttCTGGGCTTTGGTGTAAACCTAGACAATAGCTATAACACAGCTTCATTTTCTCACAGAACTAGGTTCTCTATAGTGTTCGTTTTGGCCGTGAACAGTCCTGGTTAATCATGAGTGAACTTTACAACATTTCCTttattctcctagaaacggccccatttcacactcacaagGTGATTTGCCATTAGTTTGTTTAGAGGAGTATCATGTACTACTCCATTCATATTTCAAAACAATTGAaacaaatcattaaaagctaATGCTTATCTTTTATTCCTTACATGTATCACTGTTTAATCatcattggtacaatgtcttGGGCAGATTTAGTTTAACTTAGTTGTCTCTTTGAACTATTTCTTGGAATCTCCAGTCAGTTAGGTAGAGTTACCGCCAAACCTCATCTTGATTCACAGGTTACCCATTCTTTTAGATGATATAACAATTTGATCTCATGACACGCctttaataaaatgattatagGTTGTCATCACAGTGAACATAATCTCTTGAGATTATTCGAGATCATTTGTCTAatgatttttgtcattttttttcgAGATACAATTAACCATTATACACAAAATTTAAATGTACGACACTAGTAtttttttcggaaaaaaaaaacacattatgATAATTATCACTAAGTTCATTTGGCTTCTTGCCAATAATTTTATATGGTAAGCAAAGCTTCCCCTACATTTTTTGAAATAACTCAAAATATGCATATTTGCATTTAACATCTCTTAAGAGTTTAGAAAGTTAATTTACAACTCCTTTAGATTTAGATGAATAAAAAGCAATTTCGAAAATTATTACAActttcttataaaatatatttcactcttagaaattcacattttacataAAACTATTTTCATAGTTCTCTCAAGTTGATCAATAAATCCAacttatatgaaaatatacatatcattataagaattatttttgccatcaaaactATTATATGATTATTCTCAAccatattgattttataaactataatatacaTGTCAGTTTTAATCATATTAGTCCGAAAATTCTCACTGTTTTTgcatgttcaatttttttacgaATTGCATTTAAGCATTATTTGTTTTTGGCTAATATTGGTGCAGCTTTATCGTGCTTAGTCTCGTAATAAGACTGGACTGTTCATTAgtttatattattgtttaaaatcTTGATTTGTCTGGtagtcaattttttttgattaaccagATTTATTGTCTTCTTACGAGACCAAGAGCGATAAAGCTGCACCAATATTAGCCAAAAGAATAATGCTAAtaatcaataaatcatgcaaatcacaaaccaaaattACGTAAGTGCATgagaattatttaaaataattcaacggatcctgcaaaaaaaaatgttagcgCAAGAACACAAGCTTTACACAATATCAAAACTGGCTGGAAAGCAAGAACACAAGCTTTACACAATATCAAAACTGGCTGGAGAAAGCACACATCCAGATTCTGTTTCGAGACTGTCGATTAACatgttcttaaaaataaaacttttggCAAATACTAGTATTGTCAGTGCAAAAgcataaacaatatttaaagatttaagagTATATAAATCTTATTTCACAATAATAggacaactgatatttgtaaagaataataagaacataaattaaaattacagtaccaaaatataagaataaagaagaattgcagagtCGAGATGATTAGTCTCTTTCTTCACAACATCCAACTCCTTTGGCAGCCACACTTCGAACTTTCAAATAATGTAGTCGATCCTACAGTAATTGTTGATCTTAGTCACTTGGAGCTCTTCGCCCTCCTTAAAAATCCTCTTCGGTAACTCCTTAGACATATCTACAAACCATGAAAAATTGTTAGTTCAACATGTTAAAGACTTAAGGTACTTAATCGTGATGTATAAGATGTTTAACAACTCGTAAAACAAATTTACTTTAAGAAACATGACAAatcgtttttaaaattctagGTTAAGTAGAAGAAAACTTCGAATTCGTTTTAGATGAAAATCAATAGATGTAATTGAATACTTTGTGTGAAGAAAGGTGAGATTTTGACGAAATCGATGGAAGAATACTTCGTAATTCGATTAGACCCGTCCGACGAAGAGGAAGAACACTTCGATTTTGTTGTATCTTCAGTGAGATCGAAGAGGATGACGAAGACGAGAGTAGATACTACGTGCAGATGAAACACCGACGAAAACAAGGTTTCTCTCCGTTTAACCCTAAATCGCCATGAAGAGCCACGACTCTACGATGGAGAAAACGAGGAGAAAAAGAAATTAGGGTTGCATGATGGCCGCGCTTCCCTTTTGtctattttaaactttttgtttttttttttttactttttaatattttaacatttaaaatcttttataaaaattataatttatctttatttttaaattaaggGTAGTATATAGCATTTGCAGGAATCAAAATCCTATTTTCCTAAAACATCTTCTAAAAATTCTATTGTGATAAATTCAAGTTCAAAgtgtccaattttttttaattttcctttAATTTTAAGCCATTGAGGCTTTTGGCTCCCGTGCTTTTCTCAAAGCTTTCAAAAGCCTTTCAACCTTCAACTGTTTCAGTTTTACCttgagatttttgttttttctcaaaGCCTCTAAACGAGATCTTTTGATAGCTTtgagaatcttttttttttccttaattttaagtttttcttttcaacAAGTTAAACACTTGAACcggataaaatatttaacaaaactaaaataaaatccaaaaaaatcaaaaaaaatctagataaatttaatatttttactgtctaaaaatgaataattttataataaattaataaactataTTTGTTGATAATTTTGACTGATCTTTTTGCTTAGAGGTTAGAACTACCCAAAATATTTATAGACTTGCCATAAATAAAAAGTAGATTGAAAAAAATAGGTAATACATTTTGGAAAtgaatcataaatatatattttataacattcagcacttttaaattttttgatgttaatcaagcttttaacttctttttttaagTAATAGCTACATtctttaaaagtaaaatatctACAGCTAAAATTCTAAAGCGACAATTTGGAACGAGCAACTTAGTAATTTTTATGAACGTAGTAGAATAAGTATGTTTTATGAAATGGAAGAAAAATATGAAGTTTCGAAAATCCGAATTATTCATCTGCCATAAAATTACAAGTtcacattttataaaaaaaaaaagttgatttaAAGCTCTcggattgttttaaaaaattattaatgacTTAGAATAGGTTTGAAGCATCTCAATAGTTGATGTctcttaataaaatatctaaGATCAAAAAATTAGGAAGCCGTACTCATcgttctttattatttaaatatcataAACCCAACGGCAATGATGGTCCCACATGCCGagaattaaaatatcaaatcgCCTTTAGGattgtttccttatttaaagTCTAAACCTATTCAACTCAAATCAGAAGAGAACACAGTACAGAGAAACACAGTGAGAAGACTCTCTAAACGATCCCGTTGAATCATGGATGCTTTTGATGCGATTCCTGATCCTGTGGTCATCGACATTCTGAACAAAGTCCGTGACGTCAAAACGCTGATACGATGTCGTTCCGTCTCGAAACGATTCAACTCGCTGGCCACTGAGTCAGGCTCGCTCCTTCTCCAACTCGATCAGATCGGAGAATCCGACTCCGAGAAAGATTCAACGATCACCAGCTTCTTCCGTTCACTGTTCAAATCCGTCAACGGTCTCTTCCCAATCTTCTCCAAACCCGCTAAACCGGCAAGAATCCTGACTCCGGTTCAGATTCTCGCCGGGTTTAACCGGATCCGGAACCTGGATGTGGAGTTTGACGGCGGAGATTTCAAGCTGGAGAAAGGCGCCGCTGTTAAGTGGAAGGCGGAGTTCGGAGAGAGTCTCAAGAGCTGCGTCATCGTCGCATTCCGTTCAGCGACGGTGAACACTTCAGCAATCGACGGCGACGCGGAGACCGATTCAGAGTTCGTCTCTAGTTTAAAGACGCGCGTGGTGTGGACGATCAGCGCGTTGATGGCGGCGTCCACGCGCCACTACCAGATGAGAGATTTGGTGAAGGAGCACAAGGAGATGGAGAAGTTGACCGTGCGCGACAGAGATGGGGAAGGTACGGTGGTGATGGACGCGGCGGGGATGAAAGAATACAGAGAGACGGAGGCGCGTGGGGATGAGAAAGTGTCGCGGGAACGCACGGTGGTTCCCAACGTGAGGATGAGTATGAGAAACGCGCCGTCGCTGAAGCTGGAGAGCGGGATTTGTTTAGAAGCGGCGACGCTCGTTGTCGTAAGGCTGCCGAGTGGTGTGGCTTCCGATGCCGACGATGCTGAGCTGGCGACGGGGGCGTTCGGTGATTGTATGTACGGAGAAGCCGTTGCGGCTTTGCTCAAGCGTAGGAGAAATGTGTTAGAGATGAATTCTTTTTAGCTTAATGGGCTTTCGTTTATCCGGccttttaatgtattttttgaacACACCGTACAAACCCATCTGTACTTGCTGTGGCGTACGATCAAATTATTACACTGATAGAATATGATTGTCACGTTAAATGCGTCTCAGTAGAGTACAACTACAGACAATGGTTATATTTAAGGCGTGGGTTTATTACATGATGGAATCAACGCAAGCAATTAATAATCACGCAGATGCGATGAGAGTCGAGAGTCAATATATTGGATCCGGTTTAACCCCACTGAGGCCCGTTAGAAACGGTACACgaggaaaataatttaaattacataTCGGACTTTCGTGAACAATAAATGTGTATATTTATCATAACAAAACATTGTTTGATATACTAACCATTGGTGGTATCATCACTAACTGATGATCAAACGGatggttattttttatttatcggATTGTTATTTGATTATGTCACTAATACAACTTCTTAATCAAAAATTAATACCCCTATTATGAAGCAAAACAAGAATGTGGTCCTAGCTACATGACAAATATTTGTGCTAAACAGATTAAATAtctcatataaaatattagagaGTGGACTATAGCCTATAGGTGTGAATGATGCTTCAATCCAAAACTTTGATTGCATTTTAAAAGTGTTAAGCAATACAATTTACATAATTATCAGGCTTCCTCTTGTCTCACTTGCCATGGTGTTTGTCTCAGTTAAGCCTATGTATACAAAATACTTATTCAATTTacctataattaaaatatgtttcattgttattttacaaagaaaaaagagaagagaagttcGTGAAAAAGGAGTAAAATGTATATTGCCTAACTTTTTCGAATGGGCTGTTAGTGCCAAAGGCCAACCCTACCCACATGATCTCAACAGTGTCGATCTCAGGAGTACAACTAAATCAAACATTATCTTCATCTAATTAACTTATAATTCCTGAAAATTAGAAAACAATATGTTTCTTTGTATAATGTTTTTTCTTCAGGATTTGATACTTAATTGTTAGATAAAAGTTGGTTTTCTAGTGCTAAAGGCCTACATCTACGGCTCtacgttttgttttttttttttttttttttttttttttgctaaatggtAAATATCATTGCAATAATGAAGGTTTGGTTACATGTTAGTGCAACCACAATCTGCTTTTCAGCTATTCTGAAAGTTTAGAGGtgcaaaaagtttaaaaaaaccTTTAAACTCCAAAGAAGTTATGTTCAAGTCTTACCAAAACAATGGAAGCTCTGAACATAATACCAAACTAGAACAAAAGACTAACATTGAAGTCCCCCTCCAAGCCTTCTCGTAGTACTGGAGCAACCAGAGGTAACAAGAGTAAAGCCATAAGAGAATAGTCAGGTCTCAAAGAAGTGGCTCCAAGCAGGCATCGACGGTAACGGCTGGCTCCCATCCCGGAGCTCCGCTGGAGGAGGACGCTAACCAACAAAACTTAATTAAGCTTTCTCGGCACTTGCTAACATGTAGACCCGACTTCGACACCATTTGAAGATGAAGCAAGGTGATGATGCAACTTATCATGATAACAAGACCTAACTTTTCTTTTCTcctttaaattatttgattgttGGGGCCTGTTagtttatattgattttttcccAAGTGCATTACATTTTTCAACAAATCTATAGTGCACCTGATGAACGCAATTAGCGCATCATTGGTAAACTAAGTGAACTAAAGTAAAAGCGGGGAATCGAGCAGGCCTATTTACCCATTTCATGTGAATTATGATGACAACAATCGAGTTTCATCATTACTCAAACTGGTGACGGCCAAGAAACTCGAtctacaaagagaaaaaaaaaacattttgttttgGATAACACGTTAGTAAAATAagtatattattgttattattattattatctaataCAATCTACAAGAACTTGCAACGATTGTTAGAGTTCAATAGATAATTTGCAACATGTACATGTTTTAGTTCGGCTATGCATAATGCCCTGACAATTAAAGCAAGAGTTTCATGAAAAATGCATACTGAATTAAAGATGGAACCCGAGCTACAATCGAAAGCCGAGAGAAGACACACGTTACACAACATAAACTGTGAATATTCAGTTAAGGACGGATTATGTTGCGTGAGAAGCATGACACTAAATCAATATATTGTGTGTAGAGAAAAGTTTAGGAGATTACTTCCTTGTTTTATACGTAATCTAATTGTGAAAAGTAATGAAGAACAACCCAAAAAACGCAAGTCTCTTaatcaataaataaaacttaTCTAAATCATGCAACAAATGTCAAACGTAACTGCATTAAGAGCAGAAGCCTCTAAACATCAAgtgagagatagagagaaagcAGAAATAACGTGCGACGTTTTGGTAACGTTCCAGGTTGAGGATTAGAGAGCTACATAAagaattttattgaaaattttgtggttAAGTTCACTCTAAAATGGTTTAAAGACTAGCTTAAAGTTTTTCTATTTGTGGTTATGTGAAAAAAATTCTATCTCTAAACAAATACCATTGGACTTATTTGTTGTTGAGTTGAAGTTTGATTTGAAACTTATCATAAAATTTTCGATAATTTAAATGTTGAGATTGCAGAATACTAGAAAAACAAACTGTTTAAAAAGGAACCACAGTTTTTTCCTAGTTTTCCGAACTTTTTTATTCGCAATGATTTTTATTTCCCATTGTGAAACTATTATATCAAATAATTCATGTCCCATGCCACAATAATTTAGCATGAACTATTCCAATttcttcatcacatcatcctcATATCACATCATTCACATCCCTAAAAAGAGTTTGCACTCCTGCATTTCATTGTCATTTGGTGCTATAGTTGGTGATATAGTTAGAAGATAGTTTAAACTGGGAGATAGCAAATGAAATTGATAAGTGTGTGGTTGAAGATAAATAACAACAAGGGAAGTGTGACCACACAGCTTGTGCCTACCATTGGATTAAGAAACAAGCCTCGTGCCCTTccattcttttccttttttcccTCTTTACTATTGTCTTTCTATTtaatatattcataaaatatcATGATTCTATATTGAATTTGCAAAAGTAAAGTCCACGAAACCTTTCCAACTTTAATTGTTAGAGCATTCGACTATAACCCATCATCACCCTTGTCACATTCACATGCTATTCTTTTTCCTTCTACTAATGTTAATTAACtattttcatctatgaatgtacATGTACACACACAATAAAAAATCGCCAGAAAAAACACTTTGAAATCTAATTGTGGATTTATTTATTATGGCCA encodes:
- the LOC125603022 gene encoding F-box protein AUF1-like; this translates as MDAFDAIPDPVVIDILNKVRDVKTLIRCRSVSKRFNSLATESGSLLLQLDQIGESDSEKDSTITSFFRSLFKSVNGLFPIFSKPAKPARILTPVQILAGFNRIRNLDVEFDGGDFKLEKGAAVKWKAEFGESLKSCVIVAFRSATVNTSAIDGDAETDSEFVSSLKTRVVWTISALMAASTRHYQMRDLVKEHKEMEKLTVRDRDGEGTVVMDAAGMKEYRETEARGDEKVSRERTVVPNVRMSMRNAPSLKLESGICLEAATLVVVRLPSGVASDADDAELATGAFGDCMYGEAVAALLKRRRNVLEMNSF